One Mercurialis annua linkage group LG3, ddMerAnnu1.2, whole genome shotgun sequence DNA window includes the following coding sequences:
- the LOC126671228 gene encoding pectinesterase 3, which yields MESINILKGYDKVVDSNLENQKPHLHHSTTTRKPLIIIISSILILTLIIAAFLAALIHESNTEPPEFDSPTESLKAVCNITQYPTACFTSISSLNIPIKNDPESIFKISLHLSVQEISNISTIFKTLKDDNSQGSINDCLSLFDDALSKVNDSLLAMEKGLTSDKINDIQTWISAAMTDQETCVDGLEEMGSGVVGQVKAALVRCKEFLSNNLAIIANMQNLLEKFDLKLH from the coding sequence ATGGAGTCCATTAACATCCTTAAAGGCTACGACAAAGTAGTAGATTCCAATCTTGAAAACCAAAAACCACATCTTCACCACTCCACAACCACCAGAAAACCACTCATCATAATAATCTCATCAATCCTAATACTAACCCTTATCATCGCGGCCTTTCTGGCCGCCTTAATCCACGAGTCCAACACCGAGCCACCCGAGTTCGATTCCCCAACTGAGTCACTCAAAGCCGTCTGCAACATAACTCAGTATCCAACCGCATGTTTCACCTCCATATCATCACTCAACATCCCAATCAAGAACGACCCGGAATCCATTTTCAAGATTTCTCTTCATCTGTCAGTTCAAGAAATCTCAAACATTTCCACCATTTTCAAGACTCTCAAGGATGATAACTCGCAAGGTTCCATTAATGACTGTTTGAGTTTGTTTGATGACGCGTTGAGTAAAGTCAACGACTCTTTATTGGCTATGGAGAAGGGGTTGACTTCGGACAAGATTAATGATATTCAGACATGGATTAGTGCTGCTATGACCGATCAGGAGACGTGCGTTGATGGGTTAGAGGAGATGGGATCAGGTGTTGTTGGTCAAGTTAAGGCTGCGTTGGTGAGGTGTAAGGAGTTCTTGAGTAataatttggctattattgctaATATGCAGAACCTTCTTGAAAAGTTTGATCTCAAATTGCATTGA